The Streptococcus respiraculi sequence TCCCAGTTTTTGTATTTATCTGCGACCAACTGATCAATGGCAGCCCAGTCTTCATCGGTTAACACATAGCGTTTGGCTTCTTCCATGCGTTCAATTCCCAACAACTTGCAGGTCATTAGGTTTTTAAATTCATCGGTTGTGATGTTTTGGTACTCTTCTGCCAAATAGGGACGAATGCTGCCAACACGACTTCTGACCGATTTAATGCCTTTGGATTCAATTTTCTTCCGATTTGGATGAAGCACGCGCTCCATCGCCTCATAGTCTACATCCAAGAGGAGCGAGTACCCGCCGTAGACCCGATTGTTAGAAATGGTCATGGCAGCACCAGAAACCTTTTTACCTTCAATCACCAAGTCATTGCGACCTGTCTGCTCGACCTGTGTCACGCCTAGTTCATTGAGAGCACGGATAGCAGGGGCGTAAGCCCGTTTGAAATCTCCAAAAATGCCATTGTCCTGAATCAAATAGCAAACGTTGACTGCACCAGAATCCACATAAACCGCACCGCCACCTGTGTCACGGCGGACTAGCAAGATATTGTTTTCCTTAAGGTAATCCTCGTTAATCTCTACAATGGCATTTTGAAACTTACCAATTTCTACCTTTGGCTCACAATAATAAGGGAACAAAATATCATCATCTAAAAAGACGTGTTGCTGAACGTAGACTTGCATGGCAAGGGCAACTGCGCCATCAGCGATATATTGCCCATTTCGAATAGGTTCAATGAGATACATGATTTTCTCCTTTATGTAACATAAGATTTTTAGTCTTTGTCATTAAATCTGCAATGTGACTGGTCAGCTGAACCGTTTGCGGTCGAATAGCGGGCGGAATCCGGTACTGCTTTTGGTTCATGGTCACAAAGAGGGCAGCTTTATTTGCCTGCGTTTGTGCCTGAAAAGGATGCTTAATAAACTGCGGCGTTGTATAACCTACTCCGATTTCCAGATAGAGCACTTTTTGTCCTTCATGCTCCGCTAAAAAGCGGTCATAGCGGTCTTTTTGAGCAAAGAAATCCGCATCTTCAACCATGCCTTTTTCAGCATTCCGCTTATTGATTTCAAAAGGCGCTCCACACTTGGGACAGTAAGGAATCAAGTTCCGTGGAATCTTCATGTCCTTTTGTTCCGCAACCATTTGACGAATCAAGGCATCATCCCGATAGGTCTGCTGGTGGCAGAACCTGCTACATTGCCACAAGCCATACTCCCCTTGAATATGAAAGACCTTGTCCATGTCATATTCTGCTGCCGCAAAGGCATTATCCGCATTGGTGGTGATGATATGATAGGGCTTGGTTTCAAGCATTTCCTTTAAATCCAGATAGGCCTGTCCGACCGGCTGATCCAGATAGTTCAAGACGACAAAGCGACTTTGAAAGGCCCAGTATTCTTCTAAATCAGCAAACTGGTACAAACTCGCCTGCAACATGTCTAAAAGCCCGTATTTTTCAATAAAATCAGGAAAGGCTGTCTCAAACCGTTCTCCAATATAGGTAAATCCGTCTGCGGCCGACATCCCTGCTCCGATTCCGACAACAACCGCATCAGCCTCCGCTAACAGAGCTGCCAGTTGTGCTGGTTCATCTTGAACTTTCTCAAGTGACTTCCACTTGGTCATACCTTCTCCTTTTCTCCTAATTCTGCCTCATAATAGCAGGCATCTTCTCTTGTATACAAGGTAAAAATGACGGTAAGCTCATAGCTCGTTTCCTCTAGCCAGTCCCTGACTGTTTGCACAGCTAGCGCTGCTGCTTCTTTCTTAGGATAGCCAAATTCACCTGTCGAAATAGCACAAAATGCGATTGTTCGAATTTTTTCCTTGCGTGCCTGATTGAGACAGGATAGGTAACACTGCCGCAAGAGCCCCTCCCGAATAGGAGAGGGAGCTACGCCTTCTTTAATCCGTGGCCCTACCGTATGAAAGATGAGTTTGGCAGGTAGGGCATAAGCAGACGTCACCTTGACCTGTCCGACAGGTTCGCGGTGGCCTTGCGCCGTCATCACAGCTGCACAGGCATTGCGAAGCTCTACACCTGCATAGGAATGAATGGCATTGTCAATACAGACATGATTGGGAATAAAACAGCCCAATAAATCACTATTTGCCGCAT is a genomic window containing:
- a CDS encoding lipoate--protein ligase — protein: MYLIEPIRNGQYIADGAVALAMQVYVQQHVFLDDDILFPYYCEPKVEIGKFQNAIVEINEDYLKENNILLVRRDTGGGAVYVDSGAVNVCYLIQDNGIFGDFKRAYAPAIRALNELGVTQVEQTGRNDLVIEGKKVSGAAMTISNNRVYGGYSLLLDVDYEAMERVLHPNRKKIESKGIKSVRSRVGSIRPYLAEEYQNITTDEFKNLMTCKLLGIERMEEAKRYVLTDEDWAAIDQLVADKYKNWEWNYGNSPQYSYHRDGRFAAGTIEIHLDIDKGRIAHCKIYGDFFGKGDVTEVEQALVGHKMEKDDIRAVLETIDVARYFGKVSAEELLELMFS
- a CDS encoding protein-ADP-ribose hydrolase — encoded protein: MRKEQEITLLKQMISLLGGTASLPEDRAALVKVWRGLVNQRPAGPISAEYLACEKEFLTAYHEQHQRSLADCTPTNHPHILFYYGDICHLEADAIVNAANSDLLGCFIPNHVCIDNAIHSYAGVELRNACAAVMTAQGHREPVGQVKVTSAYALPAKLIFHTVGPRIKEGVAPSPIREGLLRQCYLSCLNQARKEKIRTIAFCAISTGEFGYPKKEAAALAVQTVRDWLEETSYELTVIFTLYTREDACYYEAELGEKEKV
- a CDS encoding SIR2 family NAD-dependent protein deacylase, with translation MTKWKSLEKVQDEPAQLAALLAEADAVVVGIGAGMSAADGFTYIGERFETAFPDFIEKYGLLDMLQASLYQFADLEEYWAFQSRFVVLNYLDQPVGQAYLDLKEMLETKPYHIITTNADNAFAAAEYDMDKVFHIQGEYGLWQCSRFCHQQTYRDDALIRQMVAEQKDMKIPRNLIPYCPKCGAPFEINKRNAEKGMVEDADFFAQKDRYDRFLAEHEGQKVLYLEIGVGYTTPQFIKHPFQAQTQANKAALFVTMNQKQYRIPPAIRPQTVQLTSHIADLMTKTKNLMLHKGENHVSH